Genomic DNA from Paenibacillus sp. KS-LC4:
TCCATTTATCCATTATTGACACCTCATTTATCGGTTCTAATGGTATCATACCATAACTGCAAATGCCTTTGCTCCCTTCTCGCTCCCTGCTGACAACATTGCTATAGACACGCAACCGCAGCTAGTATCAGTGAGGCTTCCGTCCCCTTAAGACATCTCCCTTCCCGTGAAAAAAAGCTCTCTCCAAGCTCCATATGGATCGCTCAGAAACAGCTTTTCTCATTCCGTCATCGCTGATAAGCAAGACCGGCAATTTCACCCGGCCGCCCTAGAAAATAGCCTTGGGCATAATGCACACCCATTGCCTTTACTTTGTCCAGCTCCGCTTGATGCTCAATGCCTTCGGCGATAATCCCAATAGCCATTTTGTCAGCCAACTGGACAAGCGTATGTACAATATGCTCCTTCATCTCGTGCTCATTTATGCCCATAATAAGGGAACGGTCTACTTTAATATAATCCGGCTGCAGCTCAATAATGGCCTGCAGCGAGGAGTAGCCAGCACCTACATCGTCGATAGCAATTTGAAAGCCTTGTCTGCGATATTGCGCAAGTATGGCAAGCACAGAGCCATAATCCTCAATACCCGAACGCTCGGTAATTTCAAATACGATATGATGAGGCGACAAGCCCCTCTGCTCCATCATTTTGACAAGCTGATCAAGGTAAAGGCTTCCTTCATTTAGCAATTGCGCCGTCATATTTAAAAACAGCTTCTGATGGGACTGAAGGCCGATGCTGCCCTCCACTGCCTGCTCACGCGCCGTTTGATCCAGCCGCGCAACCTCTCCCAGCTCCTCCGCGAAAGAAAACAGTTCAAGGGGATTGTTAAACCAATTATTTTTAGGGAACCGCGTAAGTGCCTCATATCCGAATGTCATCAGCTCGCCGCCGGTTTCCTGAATCGACATAATTGGCTGATAAACGGGAATCAGCAGCTTGCCGTGAATAAGTCCGTTCATATATTGAAGCCGCTTGGCGCGCGATAAGGATTCCTTTTGCTGGCCGTATAGCAGCGCTTGCTTTAAAGCTTCATACAGGCGGGAGTCTGGGCTTCCTATATCGCTGCGCTCAACCAAGCCTACGCCCGCATGCAGACACAGATCTGCAATGTGCCCGAGCTCGGCTCGACTGAACCCCCGTTCAGCCTCTTCCTGCCATTTACCTGCAGCCTGCAATAAATTGTCCTGTAACTCCTGCTGCTGCAAGTCTGGCAAAGCCATAACGATATACAAATCATCGCCCATCCAAATCTTGTTCCTTACTTGAGCAGCCGTCTCCGGGCTGGCATAAAGCATCATTTCTATGTATAGCTTCCATCTCTTCCTAAATGAGGGGGGTAGTTGCCGAAAGGCGCCTGCCGACTGCTTACTGTGCCAGGACAAATAAATAACGCCAATATTTTCCGGCTTCTCATCCATTATAAGGCTGCTTCGCTGCAATATTGCTTGATGATGTCCCACGTCTCACTTCGATCCCCTCTGTAGCCATACGATCTTGTGTGCAAAAGGCCATATCTTGCATGACATACACACTGCCTTTTTGCATCTTGGCACGCTTCTTAAGCTTCGCTGTTAGAGTAGATATATGACTAGGCGTCGTTCCACCGGCAGCAAGCATTAAAGATAGGGATAAGGTAACCCCTTCCTGCTCCACTGTATTGCCGTGACGATCCTCCACCATACTGACTTCCACCCCGCCGTAATACCTTTTTACCCCGCCGTCGAAACGCTCAATCAGCCTGGTGCAAACTTTCTCAGCATAAGAGGTCTCCGTTACCATAATGAAATCATCACCGCCAATATGCCCGATAAAATCGCTCGCCATCCCGTATTCATCCCTAATTCCGACTAGCGTATCAGCTAAAAAACGAATAAGCGCGTCGCCTTGGCTAAATCCAAAGCAATCATTAAACCATTTGAAATAATCCAAATCCGCATAAATGACGGCGAATGGCTTGTCGCCGCTGCTCCTGCGAGCGAGCTCCAACTGAATGCCCGCATTGCCGGGCAAACCCGTCAGCGGGTTGGCTGATCTTGCCGCCTCCATGCGAAGCGACGTAATGCGCTCCAAAATATCGCGAACCGTCGTTGCCCCAAGCAGCTGTCCTCCCGCTGTAATGATAACGACATCATACAAATGGGAAATATCCCGTGCCATCGCCAGCTGAGACACCTGCTCTATGGGCATGTCCGCGTCTACAATTAATGGCGCTGCATTCATAATTTTTTCAACAGGACGAGTAGAATAAAGCGGCAGCCCATATTTCCCCGCTAGCAGCTCATGCAGCCTCTGCTTCATCAGCAAGCCGACAGGGCGCCCCTCCTCCTGTAAAATAACGCATTGCTCCTTGCCATTCCTATTGAAAAAATCGGCAATTTCCGCCACGCGCGCTTGTGTTGAAAAGACGGGAAACGGCGCTGCCTGCTCACCAATGCTCATGCCCGGGGCTGCATAATAAGCGATCGCCGATTGCTCCGTACCTGCACGTTTTTCCGGTTCAAGCGAAGCGGCTATCTCCTGCTGATTTTGCCTATCTGCATAGGTCAGCACAGCTGTTTTTTCCCGCTGCATCTCCTTAATCGAGCTTATCGCCGCATCATCGGGCTGGCTGCCTGTACCTCCTATGCTGCTGTACACCGGTTTCGCTCGCTGCCACGCTTCCCTAATTGCTTTCCAGGCGGCTTGTTCAGCCGCAGCAGCACTCTGCTCTGCCGGCGGATCAGCGAGCACATGGCCAATTAAAGCATTTTGCTCTCGGCTTATGAGTTTAGACAGCTCTGCTGCACTGTCCTTCAACGCCTGTTCAGGCGAAAGCTTCGAGCCATTGCTGCCGAGCATAAAATAATACTCCTGCTCAAAGCCATGCTTCCAGATCAGCCTGAACGACTCCAGCTTCCGCTCCCATATCCGTATCCCATTTACAGGCAAGACTTGTTCCCCTGTTAGTTTTATATATATGACGCCAATACCTCCAAGCCGCCAGCTTTCCTTCATCACTTGGAGCAATTCTATATGGATCAGACCAATTGCCATATCGTCCATGCCAGGTCTCCCTTTAGTCTTGGTTGTTCTGCTTCTACCTTACCAGCCAAATGTGAGCACAGTAACATATTCATGTAAACTAACTGTAAAGGACAAAAAAACAACTCCATACCAGCTTGCTTAGCAGGCAGAAGTTGTTGCTGGGGCATAAACCGGCCCGATTGAGACTACGCAGGAAGCAAGAAGGCAAGGTGATCACCCGAAACGACCTGAAATATAGTCACTCGTTTCTTTTTTGCTTGGGTTCGTAAACATTTTTTCCGTATTTTCGAATTCCACCAGCTCGCCGGACAGGAAAAACGCCGTCTTGGCCGAAATCCGCGCCGCCTGATGCATATTGTGCGTGACAATAACGATGCAGTAGTCCTGCTTCAGCTCCGTAATCAGCTCCTCGACCTTCGAGGTCGAAATCGGATCAAGCGCCGAGGCTGGTTCATCCATCAAAATAATGTCTGGCTTGACCGCAATAGAGCGGGCAATACATAGCCGCTGCTGCTGTCCGCCTGACAGCCTAAGCGCCGACGTATGCAAGCGGTCCTTCGTCTCTTCCCAAAGCGCCGCTTTGCGCAGCGATTCCTCTACAAGCTCATCGAGCTCGCTTTTATTTTTGATGCCGTGGTAGCGCGGGCCAAAAGCAATATTTTCATAAATCGACTTATGAAATGGGTTCGGCCTCTGCCATACCATCCCGATGCGTCTGCGCAGCAGCACTACATCGGTTTTC
This window encodes:
- a CDS encoding EAL domain-containing protein codes for the protein MGHHQAILQRSSLIMDEKPENIGVIYLSWHSKQSAGAFRQLPPSFRKRWKLYIEMMLYASPETAAQVRNKIWMGDDLYIVMALPDLQQQELQDNLLQAAGKWQEEAERGFSRAELGHIADLCLHAGVGLVERSDIGSPDSRLYEALKQALLYGQQKESLSRAKRLQYMNGLIHGKLLIPVYQPIMSIQETGGELMTFGYEALTRFPKNNWFNNPLELFSFAEELGEVARLDQTAREQAVEGSIGLQSHQKLFLNMTAQLLNEGSLYLDQLVKMMEQRGLSPHHIVFEITERSGIEDYGSVLAILAQYRRQGFQIAIDDVGAGYSSLQAIIELQPDYIKVDRSLIMGINEHEMKEHIVHTLVQLADKMAIGIIAEGIEHQAELDKVKAMGVHYAQGYFLGRPGEIAGLAYQR
- a CDS encoding GGDEF domain-containing protein; this encodes MDDMAIGLIHIELLQVMKESWRLGGIGVIYIKLTGEQVLPVNGIRIWERKLESFRLIWKHGFEQEYYFMLGSNGSKLSPEQALKDSAAELSKLISREQNALIGHVLADPPAEQSAAAAEQAAWKAIREAWQRAKPVYSSIGGTGSQPDDAAISSIKEMQREKTAVLTYADRQNQQEIAASLEPEKRAGTEQSAIAYYAAPGMSIGEQAAPFPVFSTQARVAEIADFFNRNGKEQCVILQEEGRPVGLLMKQRLHELLAGKYGLPLYSTRPVEKIMNAAPLIVDADMPIEQVSQLAMARDISHLYDVVIITAGGQLLGATTVRDILERITSLRMEAARSANPLTGLPGNAGIQLELARRSSGDKPFAVIYADLDYFKWFNDCFGFSQGDALIRFLADTLVGIRDEYGMASDFIGHIGGDDFIMVTETSYAEKVCTRLIERFDGGVKRYYGGVEVSMVEDRHGNTVEQEGVTLSLSLMLAAGGTTPSHISTLTAKLKKRAKMQKGSVYVMQDMAFCTQDRMATEGIEVRRGTSSSNIAAKQPYNG
- the pstB gene encoding phosphate ABC transporter ATP-binding protein PstB, which translates into the protein MAENGISVRDLSVYYGSNKAVKNVTIDFENKQVTALIGPSGCGKSTFLRTLNRMNDLIPNAKMTGQIWIGDEDINNPKTDVVLLRRRIGMVWQRPNPFHKSIYENIAFGPRYHGIKNKSELDELVEESLRKAALWEETKDRLHTSALRLSGGQQQRLCIARSIAVKPDIILMDEPASALDPISTSKVEELITELKQDYCIVIVTHNMHQAARISAKTAFFLSGELVEFENTEKMFTNPSKKETSDYISGRFG